In Equus przewalskii isolate Varuska chromosome 6, EquPr2, whole genome shotgun sequence, one DNA window encodes the following:
- the LOC139083801 gene encoding 3-galactosyl-N-acetylglucosaminide 4-alpha-L-fucosyltransferase FUT3-like, producing the protein MSSCTLLGPMDALSWAKIQCPLRHCVLGLLLQFLLALCFFSYLRVSPDKLLWPTKSGATAVESVSTAPTGSAEPGSSKGTHYQATAGPPARPPLLLLLWTWPFHVPVALSRCSELWPGTPDCQLTLNRSLYPQADAVLVHHREVSSRPRQQLPPSPRPPGQRWVWFNMEPPDHSPRLKELDGYFNLTMSYRRDSDIFTPYGWLEPWSGPPAEAAVNLSAKTELAAWAVSN; encoded by the exons ATGTCTTCCTGTACA ctgctCGGACCCATGGATGCACTCAGCTGGGCCAAGATACAATGCCCCTTGCGCCACTGCGTCCTCGGGCTGCTCCTGCAGTTCCTTTTGGCTCTGTGCTTCTTCTCCTACCTGCGCGTGTCCCCAGACAAGCTCCTCTGGCCCACTAAGTCCGGGGCCACCGCAGTCGAGTCTGTCAGCACAGCTCCCACGGGGTCGGCAGAGCCGGGGTCGTCCAAGGGGACCCACTACCAGGCCACTGCGGGGCCCCCGGCCCGCCCGCCCCTGCTTCTCCTGCTCTGGACCTGGCCCTTCCACGTCCCGGTGGCCCTGTCCCGCTGCTCGGAGCTGTGGCCCGGCACCCCCGACTGCCAGCTGACTCTCAACCGCAGCCTGTACCCGCAGGCGGACGCCGTCCTCGTGCATCACCGGGAGGTCAGCTCCAGGCCCCGGCAGCAGCTCCCGCCCTCCCCACGGCCCCCCGGGCAGCGCTGGGTCTGGTTCAACATGGAACCGCCCGACCACTCTCCCCGCCTGAAGGAGCTGGACGGGTACTTCAACCTCACCATGTCCTACCGCCGAGACTCCGACATCTTCACGCCCTACGGCTGGCTCGAGCCCTGGAGCGGCCCGCCCGCCGAGGCGGCGGTCAACCTCTCGGCCAAGACCGAGCTGGCGGCCTGGGCGGTGTCCAACTGA
- the NRTN gene encoding neurturin, with the protein MQRWKAAALASMLCSSVLSVWLCRDGLLLSRHLGPALTPLRRPPRTLDARIARLAQYRALLQGAPDAVELRELTPWAGRPPGPRRRAGPRRRRARARSGTRPCGLRELEVRVSELGLGYASDETVLFRYCAGACEAAARVYDLGLRRLRQRRRVRRERVRAQPCCRPTAYEDEVSFLDVHSRYHTVRELSARECACV; encoded by the exons ATGCAGCGCTGGAAGGCGGCGGCCTTGGCCTCGATGCTCTGCAGCTCCGTGCTCTCCGTCTGGCTGTGTCGCGACGGCCTGCTGCTCAGCCGCCACCTGGGCCCCGCGCTCACCCCGCTGCGCCGGCCGCCGCGCACCCTGGACGCCCGCATCGCGCGCCTGGCCCAGT ACCGTGCCCTGCTGCAGGGCGCCCCGGACGCCGTGGAGCTGCGCGAGCTGACGCCCTGGGCCGGGCGGCCCCCAGGTCCGCGCCGTCGGGCGGGGCCCCGGCGGCGGCGCGCGCGTGCGCGGTCGGGCACGCGGCCGTGCGGGCTGCGCGAACTCGAGGTGCGCGTGAGCGAGCTGGGCCTGGGCTACGCGTCGGACGAGACGGTGCTGTTCCGCTACTGCGCAGGCGCGTGCGAGGCGGCCGCGCGCGTCTACGACCTGGGCCTGCGGCGCCTGCGCCAGCGGCGGCGCGTGCGGCGGGAGCGGGTGCGCGCGCAGCCCTGCTGCCGCCCGACGGCCTACGAGGACGAGGTGTCCTTCCTGGACGTGCACAGCCGCTACCACACGGTGCGCGAGCTGTCGGCGCGCGAGTGCGCCTGCGTGTGA